CCGATCAGAGGGTTGCCTCAACCGGGGCTGCAACTCGTCGTGGGGGCCGAAGAGGATTTCCATCACGGTCGCTACACTTTTCTAAGCCAGGGCAAATTACTACGGCAGATGCATCAGCTGCTCTAATACCAGGCTCTTCAAAAATAAACTTCCAATCCACCGGGTGAGAGAACAGCACGTAGCCAAGCTTTGCGCATTCAATCGCAACCTCTTGGAGGTGGCTTGCCTGCTGACCATTCTGTCCTGGAATAACAAAGGCGTTCAAGAAATTGTTGAGAGAGTTGGTAACCAATTGAGCTTGAGGAGCAATCGTAAAGGCGTCCACTTGCAAAGAGGTTCGTTGGCTGCGATTttgatggaggaggaaagCGGACAGGCGACGCCATGTCTGAAGAGCTTGGGAGAATGCTATACACTTCATTAGTATTGTCCTGGCGTTAAACTCTTGAAGATTACATACCCAGATTGTTGTTAACGCCATATTCAGGTCCGGGAATAGACTGCAGCAACCCAGCGGCTGGCACAGGAAGCATTGACAAATTGCTGCGAGTGTGAAAGTCGATACTTGCAAAAATGACGTTCGAAATAACGTGGCGCAGGCCGATTTGACGAGAATAGCTGTTGGTACATAAAGTAGCGATTGCCTCTGCAGTCAATCCCGAGCCACTTGATCCCAATCCCAGATTTTGGAGCGATTGCGACAATGTGCCGACACTGGCATCCACTGTTTGGAGGGTGTAGTAGTCTTCCACATGGTGGCGGATGAGCTCGCTCAAAGCTTGTAACTCGCTGACAATTTCTTGGTCAGGAGCTCCATCAAGGAGAAATTGGCCCAGCTGAATACCAGCAACAGATCCAATTCCGTCAATATTCTCAATCGATGGAGGCTCTTTAGACTCCACAAGAATGGGTGCGTGACTTATGTCGGTGacgcctttgccttttcgaCGGCGGAACAGTAGAAGGGCGGCGAGAAGGCCAATGATGaggccagcggcagcacaTCCGACTGCAATTCCAGCGGTGGCGCCTGTAGAGAGAGATGcatgctgatgaagaggcaaagcCGTTTGGGAAGATGCAGGGAGAGAGCTGGTAACGCTGGAATCTGGGTTAGGGACAGCAGTAGAAGTTTCCTTCACACTGGTAGAAGAGTCAGAAGGAAGGCCAGTTGTGCCATCTGGTTTGGTTGGGGTAGGAGTTGTAGATGTCGTAGCAGTCGATTGAGTCGTAGTTGTAGTAGTaaaagatggtgatgtgGTAGTCGTCgtggtgctggtggttgttgttgttgtctgCTTCGAAGTGGTTGTTGTGGGGCAAGGTACCAGGTGTATCCAGGTCTCAACTCCATTCAGAGTCGTCTTGCAGTTTAACGGAAGCGGAGTAGACGCCATTGCGGAATGCTAATGTGAAGAGAGAGTTTCGGGTTGTATTACAAGGAGCTGTCtaggcgaagaagagctaTATGAAAGGCTGAGAGATGGATAACGACACCCAGAACCACTAGCCACGTGATGATTCTTCGTGCATCACGTATTTGAATGACATGCATTAAACCAGAACAGCTTCATTATCAGAGAGAACCCCTATCCAACGGTTTTAACGCCCTGAGCCGCCGCGgatatcatcaacaaacaCAACGAGAGCGATCCACAAGCTAGTCGCGGATCAACGGCCGACTAAGATTTGCGGATTGCGGAGGCGGTTTGCTCACATCATTGGCGCTAAAGTGCCACGTTTCTCCAAGCTTGCAGGGTTCTTTGCTAGGATTGAAATCCTTTCCACCGCACTGGGAGAGATCAGCTGAGGTTTGCAGTTTGCTTGGAGGCCAATGCATCGCCGAACAAGGATGACTGAAACAGAGCACAACCAACAGCGTAGCATTGCAGCTGCACTGGTCGCTCCTCGTAATTTTGCTCTTAAAGGATGAATTGCAATTATCGAGCTATTGGCGGGCACTCCGACGGGAGTACTTGTTACATGTACTTCAGTTTGGAGATTATAgcttgaggagctggcgaTGAGTGCTCAGAAGAGAGTTGCATCGAACCACAGTCTTGGGAATGATGTCAAGATGGCCGAGAAACCAGACATTATTGTGTCAATTGACTTGGGCACCACATATACAGGTAAAAAGCAGCTACTATAACTATGTGAGAGACGTGTGACACTGACAATGGCATTGAGGTGTTGCATGGATGACCCCAAAGACACCAATCCAGGTCGTCAATGATTGGCCTGGCAGTGGTGATCGAGGAGAGCGCAAAGTCCCAACAACTCTGATATACAATGGAGATGGCACGTTATCATCTTGGGGCTACCtttgtgatgatgacgatgaaacTTTGCCAGGCAAGACCCGGCGAGacttttttaaaatcttCATCGATGAAGAAACACTCGTCGCAGCTCAGCAACGCGGGTTCTCCAATGTTCCAAAGAGTCCAAGACAAGCCCAGATGTTTGCAACAGAATATCTCCATCAGGTATATCTCCACGTGAAAGAGACTATCGAGACGCAGACTGGCAAACGACACTTTGGTGGCTGGGCAGACATGGCTGTGACGTTTCTCTTCAGCGTGCCCACAACATGGACGCGAATGGAgatcatcaacatcttcaaaggCATCATACGAGATGCAGGCTTTGGCGTAGAAGGGCCGAGACACATGGCCCAGGTCGATCTCAcagaggctgaagctgctgctgttgcaaCGCTCAAGACAAGTCCGGTGGCATTTAACCGCGGTAGCTTGTTTTTGACGGTTGAcgcaggaggaggaacaaCAGATTTGGCGCTGATGCGAGTGACATCAAGTGATCCCAATTTCCCCCAGATGGCACAGATATCTGCCGTCAAGGGAGTCGGAATTGGGTCGACGCTGATTGACAGAGCATTTGTTCGACTGATCATGGAAAGATTGGCTCGGCATCCTGATATGCGGCCTCAGCTTCCAAAAGATTTCGCTGTTCGGTTGTCAAAAAGTCATCATTTCAAGATACTGAAGCACAAGTTTGGTGAGAGAGTTTATATGCAACCCGTGTTCAAGCTTCAATTGGAAGGCGTATCGCATGAGTTTAGTCATGCTGGACTGGGCGTGGAAAATGGCAGGATGTTATTCACAATGTTGGTACCTCGGGAAGTACTTTCAGTGGTGCTTGTAATTGGACTGACAAAGCGTAGGGCCGAGATTCAGTCTCTGTTTGACGTTCAGATTGATGGGATCATGAAGCGAATAACCGAGCAGCTAAACTGGTTGAGCGAACATGGACACATAGAGCAAGTGGTAAGTGTTTCAAGCCCCCATAAGGACTATGTGAGCTTTCAAATGCCAACTACTTGTCAGGACTACATGATTTTGTCTGGTGGACTTGGCAGTTCCGCATACGTGCGCGATAAAATCCAACAGCAGCTCATTACTTACCCGCACATGAACGCCATGAGAGTCGCAGTGGTGCCATGTCACGACCCGCAGCTTGTCGTCGTGAGAGGCCTTCTTCTCGATCACCAACAGAGGATGGATACCGGAAACGTTCCCGTTTTAGCGGCGCGAATTGCTCGCTCCAGCTATGGCATTATCGTGAGGGAGATGTACTCACCTGCGTCACactttgatgaagatgtcgtaCAAGACCAGTGGAAtcccaaaaagaaatgggCTGTAAATCAGATTCAGTGGATCATTAAAAAGGTAAGCAAACATCATGAACTCCTCCTCGTGTGCCTAGCTTTACTGAACCTTTTGTTAAAGGGAGACGTTATCGACCCAAATATTCCTCTAGTAAAATCGTTCGAGTACCGCCTTGGACCGGATGACACGACAAGACGTTGGAACGCCGATATAGTAGTTTCACAAAACGAACCATCATTTCTACCAAAGAGTTTAAAACACGGtgcgtttttttttattccaACCCATCTCAAAGAAACAGCTGCTGACAGAGTTATTGGACAACAGCCGGAGTGACCAAACTGTGCATAGTAAAAAGCAACTTAGAGGGCATTgaacagcaccagctccTGCTCAAACAGAAGAGAGGCATATGGTTTCGCAAAGGTTACAAATTTTACATCTGCAGGTTTGATCTCCGTGTCATTGTTGCGCCCGCGGATTTGAGATTTGAGCTCTGGTTTGACGGTCAAAAGTTCTCTGGCAACCATGAGCCTGTGACACCGCAATGGGCCGAGGCTGGCCTCAAGATTAACCAAGAGTGAAGGCTCAAGAACATGTAATTTTAATTAGACGCTGCCCAATATACCTTTACACCATTTAGACAGCCAACCTACTGCGATTTTTCAGCTAGTCTTGCCAATTACTTGCATTCCAGCGAGCACCCAATCATTTCTACTATTGTCTCTGACATGTGAATAAGCCTCCTTGTATCGTGTACCTTTAACTCATACTTCTGTTCATAGGCCTTGTGACAaagtttgctttttttggaTTGCTATCTTCCTGATGACTATATCCAAACATCTTCCCCCACGCTAGCGACTCCAGTTTCGTAGCCTGTATGAGGTCCAACAGCAACTTGGTCTGATTAACGCGTGGCGCCAATCTGACGTGTCACCCGGCAGTCGCTTGTCAAAGTTCATCGCGCTACCCAATAAACAGCATTTTAGAGGCACTAAAAGAAACTTGCATCCAACCTGGACGTCCCAGTGTGTTCAGCCAGCCGTTGGCGGCAGCCACTTTCTCCTAAATATTACCTTGGTTCATACCCGATTGATACGCAAGGCATCGAACTCAAGgttataattaaagtaaatactCAAAATGCATAGCGCCTTCATTCCTGTCAAACAGATGCTTCGTGGTCGATCCTCCTGATAGTCATTTCAGCTCTTGCCATTTACGTAATTACCCAGTTCATCTATTCTACCTATCGAGTGTCGACATAATGGATCTTGTTTTGgggtgaagctgaagaagccatgTTCAATACAACAGATGACAGTTTTGTTGAAGCTAATTACTTGAACGAGGAATTGGTACTAAGTTAGTGCCTTACCCTGTATCTCATCAAAAAGTTCAAGCTTGAGCCCTAGGCCTACAGCTAAAGTCGAAATTCCTGGAGATGTTCAAAGGCTTGAAGATACTCATGAAGAGCACGAGGATAGAAGGAAGAGTAAATGGATTGGTACTGTGGCAATAAACGGGAGATCGTAGTTGAGCGGTAGAATTGGTTAAGTCCCCTTTATCGACGTCTCGTTCATATCGGCGCAATATTAGCCCTATAAGGCAGTGTGAGTAGTTTAACAGGCAGCTGTAGCCGCTGATATAGGCCTTATACACAATTTGTGTATTCAGCCCGCCCGTTCCTTGAAAGGCTACCTGTGAAGCATTCTGGCATATCACAATAAAGGTGAGATATCCACGGCGCCTTCATTCCAATCAAGGCGATAAAAAGCCATGGTCGACTTCGAGGGACCATTTCAGCTCTTGGCATTGACGTACCTGAAGAGTTTATGTATGCCACTCGTTCACCTTGAAGCTCATGAACCTGTGTCGTGATGCGGCTGAAGAAGCCACCTTTGATAGAGGATGGCTCGCATCTTTGCAAATAGTTTCGGTACGAAACGTGTGGTATGTCTATATTGGTCGAACTGTTTGAGCCTGGGCAATGGTAGAAGTCAGTGCCAACCTTCAAGTataaaaagaggcaaaacTTCCCATTCATTCTAAACATGCTCCAAGAACAAATTATCCCAACTGCTGTGAATAAATGCTTCAACGAGCACTCAGACTCAAACTCCATACTTCAGTCATAGCCGCTCACTCCAGATCCTTCACCATGTCCTGTCCCTGCTTCATCGTTCCACCCCACCTCCTCCGCGCAATCTCAGAGTCATCTCAAAACCCCGAGGAAGTCCGCAAGGCAGCTGCACAGTCCCTCGTAGCTCACACAGAGGTAAGAACCGCCAGGCAAGAGCACATAGCAAACCTCACACAGCTTCGTGGGGCAAAGGAAGGAGGAGGCGCTGTCCAAACTTCGCCATTCATCCCCGAGCATCTCCTGAAACAGCTGGCAACTTCGGATTCAGTTGACGAGGAGACTCGCTCCCGTGCTAAGAAGGATCTGGGCCATCTCCAGGAGATCTTGAGTAAAATCCCTGCCGTCCAGGAAGGTACAATAGCTCCCCATGTAGTATGACTCGCATGATGAGATCCACGCTAAATAACTCTAGCCCTAGCTGCTCGCGAGAGAGCTCGCAGGGAATCTGCAGCAGCCATCTCCCGTGCCGTGTACGACGCAGGACATTCACAGAGCACTTGGAGGCTTCCCGGCAAGGCAGAACGTGCCGAAGGAGAACCTGcagttgaagatgaggatgtcaACGAGGCCTATGACAACGTGGGTCATGTTCTCAAATTCTACAAGGAGTTTTTCAACTGGAATTCAATCGACAATAAGAATATGAAAGTCGTCAGTACCGTCCATTTTGGTGATCACTTCGAAAATGCTTGTGAGtacctttttctctctcttaaTGCTCAATGCAATCTCTGTAGCTAAATGGCATGTCTAGTCTGGTTTCCATACAAGCAGCAGATGGTATTTGGCGACGGTAACACGTTTTTACGCAACTTTACTGGCTGTATTGATGTTATTGGGCACGAATTGACTCATGCCGTCACGGACTACACAAGCCCTCTCAACTATAACGGCCAATCCGGTGCCCTTAATGAGCACGTCTCAGATGTCTTTGGAATCATGGTGAAGCAAAGAGTTGAGAACGAGACGGCAGAGACGGCAGATTGGCTCATTGGCGAATATTGTCTCTTGCCTGGTGTGAAAGGAGTCGCTCTGCGAAGCATGAAGAATCCGGGAACGGCATATGATGACCCACGATTCGTAAGTCCGATAACGGCCATGCAGTACTTGGCTTTTAAACTGCACAACTAACACAAGTAAAGAACAAAGATCTCCAGGTGGATAACTTTTCCAAATTCGAGGTCATAACGAACGACAATGGCGGCGTCCACATCTACTCTGGCATACCCAACAAGGCATTCTTCCTGGTTGCGACGGCATTCAAGGGCTTTTCGTGGGAGAAGGCGGGCAAAATCTGGTGGCAGACCATGATTTGTGGCAAGGTACCGGTTAACTGCACGTTCCGACAGTTTGCCGATGTAACTGTTGAGTGTGCAGAGGAGTTGtttggcgaagaagctgcgaGGACGGTGCGCGATGCTTGGACACAAGTCGGCGTTACTCGAGGCATCTAAGATGTAAAAACACTAAAATTGAATCAGCCGGGTCAATGGGGCTTCGTGATTGTGCGTCCATCCACAGTCAAATATCGGAGTTTAAAAGTGTATCGTAAACTCTCAATTTTACGTAGAACAAATTGACATGTGAGAGTGTGGCCAGCGCAGCGTCCTAAACAACAGGAGTAAGCGAGCGACTGCTTGATATAGCGTACAATGCGCTCGTGATGCTCACACAAGCAAAGGGTTGCCTTCACCGCATGATGACCTTATAACTGTACAGGGCTGCATCCCCTTGACAAGTTACGGGAACTTGTCTTGTCTCATGGGATTCCGTGACCGCGCATGTTTTCTCCACGTTTACTTCGGCAACCACCGCCGAGAGCCGACAGGAACAACGGGTTTCAGGCCGAACTCCGGGACTGGCTGTCAGACTTAGGTCCTGATCTTCTCGCGATGGGCTTCGAAAAAGAGCTGCGAGGTTGAATATGCATTTCCAGTGAGCAAGCCATATTGACTGAATgaagcagtagcagcagctgatcTGTAGCATGCCATTAGTCCTCTACGTATTGCTATTAGGACACATTTCCATGTCAATGGCCGTGCATGGGTTTCTCACGGCACTGGTAGTTAGACATCACCCACAATTAATCCTTGCTTGCTCCCTACTACCGGCATGAAATGCCTGCATCAATGCCTGACGTAAAAGTGATGCACAAACGCGGAGCAAGAAGGCAAATTGTTCGCTCTGTATCATATGTATCATATGTCAACAAATGCCAAAAATGCAATCATAATTCAAACGGCTCACTTAGCTGACGTTTGAGACAAACAAAGAGTTAGTGGCCGTAGTCTGTCCAATTACCTCAGCTCATAGTTCTTGACTTTAATGTTAAGGCTGACGAGCTTGCAGTGCAAAGTTAAAGTCTCCAATTATTGAGTCGTTGGATCGTGAGGTCCCATTTAAATCTGACATGAAATGACGATGATTTCCACTTACCGAAAGTCCAGACTCTCTGCTTTTAATGTTTAGTCTGAGTACGAATGACCGCAACGGTCATCCCTTTCCACAAGATGCTCCACGTTGGTTTGCTGACAACTGTCAGAACAGTTAAAGGCACGTCAACGGACTCCATTTTCTGTTCTTTGAGTCTTCCCTCAATTTGTTATTCGAGGTCAGCATTCCCATTCACACCTACATTGGCCACTCACAGTTTCAGCAATGGAGTCATCTGGCGCAgacaagggcttcttccAGCGACCTCCCTCCTTGGTGAA
This genomic stretch from Trichoderma breve strain T069 chromosome 1, whole genome shotgun sequence harbors:
- a CDS encoding thermolysin metallopeptidase, alpha-helical domain-containing protein, with amino-acid sequence MSCPCFIVPPHLLRAISESSQNPEEVRKAAAQSLVAHTEVRTARQEHIANLTQLRGAKEGGGAVQTSPFIPEHLLKQLATSDSVDEETRSRAKKDLGHLQEILSKIPAVQEALAARERARRESAAAISRAVYDAGHSQSTWRLPGKAERAEGEPAVEDEDVNEAYDNVGHVLKFYKEFFNWNSIDNKNMKVVSTVHFGDHFENAFWFPYKQQMVFGDGNTFLRNFTGCIDVIGHELTHAVTDYTSPLNYNGQSGALNEHVSDVFGIMVKQRVENETAETADWLIGEYCLLPGVKGVALRSMKNPGTAYDDPRFNKDLQVDNFSKFEVITNDNGGVHIYSGIPNKAFFLVATAFKGFSWEKAGKIWWQTMICGKVPVNCTFRQFADVTVECAEELFGEEAARTVRDAWTQVGVTRGI